The genomic segment AGTCGCTCCGGGACTGTGCCCGGCGCTCGACGCGGGATTGCCATGCCGCAGATCCAAGTTCATTCCCGACGCGACTTGCCACACGCGAGTGCGATGGTCCGGATGACAGGGTATGGGGGTAGCGGTCTGCGGCGGACTCCGGGGCCGGACTGTCTGCTGATTGGTGCTACCGAGCTACGAACGTGCGTATCCTGCGCATGATGCGAATTGCAGAATCAGGACTGCCGATTTCTTTACGGAATAAGGACCAGGGTGCTGCAGAGTCGCGTCAGGCACTCAGTGTGGAGGGTTTCAGTCTTTCGGTTGCTTTCGTTTGTTCCCAGGTGTTCCATTCTTCCACCAGTTTGCCGTCCACAATGCGAGCGATGTTGATACCCAGCAGCGTGACGGGTTCGCCGGTCTCTCGTATCTGGACATGGGCGGTCATACGGGTGACAACCTTCTCGCCGTCGACCAGCTGATCCTCAATGTGAAAGGAGTCCTGGGTATAGATAAAGAGGTTGTGGAAGTAGAGGATGCTTTGACGGAGCCCCTCCAGATCGCGGTCACCCGCTGACGGGTGCCCGACATAATTGGGCGCAACGACTTGATCCAGCGCCGAAACGTCTCCGGCGGCATACATATCCACTAGTTTTCGGAAGACCGCTTTTTTGGATTCCGGAGAATCTTGCGTTGTTACGTTGTGCATGGCGAGTTCCTCTCACGTCGCCCGCAGCATTCGACCGACCGGGGCGGGGCGCGGACGTGGTCACAGCTCGAGAGCGTTATTTGCTCTTGGTGGGATTTGCCAGTTTCTCGGCAGCCATTTTCTCCGCAGTGGTCAGGGCTTCGGCCGCGCTTACTTTCACGTCGGGCTCAATTCCAGTCCCTTCCCAATCGCCCTTCGTAACAGGGTTAATAGGCCGTGCGAAAGGAACGCCAATGGTGAAGTGGTCTCCAGCAGGCAGGCCTTTCACCGGATGAGCGCCTCCTCCGGTAGCTTCTCCGATGATGGTGGCCCGCTTCTGCGTTTTCAGGTCGAAGGTAAACTCCTCGCCTCCAGAGAAAGTTCCGTGCGAGGTGAGGACATAGACCGGCTTGTCGAGAAAGCGCTGGCCGGGAACCCAGGGAAGCGTCCAGTACTGGTGCGTCTCATTGGTGTCGCGGGCGGCGAGATCGTTGATGTGGGTAGGTTCGCCGAAAAGAAACGACACCATGAATTCAACCATGCTGGGATCGCCTCCATGATTCTCGCGCAGGTCGAAGATCAGTGCATCTGCGTTCGCAACAAAGCCCATGGCGGCGACGACAGTGGGTCCGCAGAATTCCGGTGGTGGAAAGGCGTCGAACTTGATGTAGCCGACGTTGTGGTTCAGGATTTCGACCTTGGAAAATGTGCAGTTCTGATGCTCGAGCATGGTGCGGAAACGCGCTTTCTCCGCAGGGTCTGGTTCGTGTGAAGCTGCCGCCGGGCCGCTCTGCTCGGGCATCCGGAAGGGATCGTATCCAACAAACAGATGCTTATCGTTGCTGACCGCTTTCAGGTCGCGGCTGAGCGCGTCGGCGAAGTCATTGCCGTTGGTGATGGACTTGTAATCACCATGCTGCTGATGGTCGTGAATGGCCTGAACCATCTTCGCGGCAACGTCAGCGTATACGTAATGATCGGTAAGCTGTTTGCTGATGGCGTCGATCGTCTTTTGCCGGAGCGCTTCGTCGAGCTGGATGTCGTCGATGGTCGCGCCGGGCGGGATGGCGCGGATGCTTAACACCTTAACCTGCGGCGGCGTGACACTCGCGAGTTGCAGAGCTCCGTAGGCATCGATGTTGTCTCCGCGCCCGTGTACGCGGAAAGTAAGGCGGCCGGGCGTGCTTTCGACGACCGAGATGAAATTGAAGCCTCCAGTCTGGCTGCTGAATGAAGTCAGTCCGTCGGCATTGTTCTTAGGATCGTATTGCTTAACGTAGGCGGCGATGCGATCGTGCTCGCCTGTGTTGAATGCGTCAAGAAACGCCTGCAGGGTGTGACCGGCGGGCGTGTCGGGAATAGCCGGAGTTTCTGCGTGTGCTATCGCAAAACTCGCGCATAACGAAACAATTGTGAGAATGAGGGGAATGCGTGTGCCTGTTGACTGAGACAGTCGGAGCATGGGGCCCTCCCGGGGATGGTTCAAATGCGAACATCCAGCATGGATTTGCGGTTGTCAACCGAAACCTGCTCGCGTGTGGATCAACTGCTAAGGTGACGAGGACGAGAGAACGCGGACTCGGTTTCTCGAAGCTTGGACTCCGCTCTGTGCGAAAAGGAAAGGCGCCCCCGGGCGGGAGCGCCTTCACTGTTGGTGTGGGGTGGATTACTCCGGCAGGCTGAGGCTGCCGTTGATTTTGAGCTTGGCTGTGGCGTTGGGGGCGTCGGTGCCGGGCTGGCCGCCGCCGATGGTTACGGTGTACTCGCCGGCGCTGACCAGGGGGTCGCCGGCTTCGGATACCATGCCGAGGTCGCGAGGCTTCAGATCGAAGTGCACCTTCTGCGATTCGCCGGCTTCGAGGTGGACGCGCTTGAAGGCGCGCAGGGCGCGGATGGGTGCTCCGGGCACGCTCGGGAAGGTGAGGTAGAGCTGGGCCACTTCATCGCCGGCCAGTTTGCCGGTGTTGGTGACGGTGACGTCAGCCGAAAGCGGCTCGCCGGCCTTGAGATCGGCGGGGATGGTGAGGTCCTTGTAGGCGAAGGTGGTGTAGCTCAGGCCGTAGCCGAACGGATAAAGCGGCTTGCCGTGGAAGTAGCGGTAGGTGCGGTTGGACATCGAATAGTCTTCGAAGTGCGGCAACTGGTCCACGCCGGTGTAGAAGGTGACGGGCAGGCGTCCGGCCGGGTTGTTCTTACCGCTCAGCGTGGCAGCGATAGCCGAGCCGCCCTCTTCCCCGGAGTACCATGCTTCGAGGATGGCGTTGGCGTGCTCCTTCTCCCAATTGACGGCGAGGGCGCTGCCGTTCATGAGGACAACGACGAGCGGCTTGCCGGCTTTGGCGACGGCCTGGACGAGGTCTTCTTCGGGCTGAGGCATGTCGATGCTCGTGCGGTCGCCGCCGAGGAAGCCGGGCTCGCTGACGGGCATCTCTTCGCCTTCGAGATCGCTTGTGATGCCGACGGCGGCGATTACCACGTCAGCCTTGCGGGCAGCCTCGACTGCGGCGGGGGAGGGGGTGGGGTCGTACTTGTTCCAGATGAGGCGGGCGAGGAACTTGCCCTCTTTCTGGTGGCCATAGGTGACGCTCAGGGCCGCCTTCTCACCCTTGATGAGGTGAATGCGCCCGGTGTGGAGGCCGGCGCCCCAGCCCTGCGCGACCGGCTTGTCATTGACGCGCACGGCCGCGAAGCCGTCGGCGTTGATGCCGATGACGTAGTCGCCGGTTTCCGTAGCCGTGATGAAACCGGTCCACTGCACGGAGAATGAATCCTTGCTCTTGGCCTCGGCCGGGATGCTGCTCTCCGTGAGGTTGACGTTTGATTCCACACGGTCGGTGATGGGCTTGGGCTTGGTCTCGAAGCCCATGCCCTCGCCGTACTCGGCTTTGAGGCCGGGCTTGCCGTCGGGCGTGGTGAGCAGATTTGCGGGCATCAGCGTGTCTTCAGGGCGAAGGAACTGCGTGCCGGGAGCGTAGGTGATTTTGGCGTTGGGGAATTCGGCCTTGAGGCCATCAAGCAGGCTCACGATGTGGCTGGGCGTGCCGTTGTAGTTGCCGAGCAGGACCTTGGTCTGGTCGGCGAGTGGGCCGACTACGGCGATGTTCTTCACCTCGGGCTTGAGCGGAAGCACTCCGTCGTTCTTGAGCAGCACCATGGATTCTTCCGCGACCTTGCGGGCGTAGTTGCGGTGTTCGGTGCTTTCGAGCAGCTTCTCGTCGATCTTGGTGTAGGGCACCGTCTCCGGCGGATCGAACATGCCGAGCTTCATGCGGGCGGTGAAGAGGCGGATGAGAGCCGTATCGACGTCCGACTCAGGCAGGTAGCCCTGCTGCACGGCATCGATGTAGGGCTTGTAATCGTGGTTGTCGCTGACCTTGCCGAAGTCGGCGCATTCGTTGTCCATGCCGCGGATGAGGGAGATAGCGGAGGCCTGCGCCTGGGTGGGGCGGTAGTGGTGGCCGTTGAAGATGTCGATGACGGCGCCGCAGTCGGAGACGACGTAGCCCTGGAATCCCCACTTGTTGCGGAGCTGGTCGACGAGCTGGAACTGGCTGGCGCAGCCCGGCTGGCCGTTGATGGAGTTGTAAGAGCACATGATGGAGCCGGCCTTGCCCTCGGTGATGGCGGCGCGGAAGGCGGGCAGGTAAGTGTCCATCTGGTCGTGCTTGCTGACGTCGACGTCAGCAAAGTGGCGGGTGGGCTCAGGGCCGGAGTGCACGGCGTAGTGCTTGGGGGTGGCGATGACGCGATAGTACTTCGGATCGTCGCCTTGCATACCGGTGACGAAGGCTACGCCCATGCGGCCGGTGAGGAAGGGGTCTTCGCCGTAGGTTTCCTGGCCGCGGCCCCAGCGGGGATCGCGGAAGATGTTGATGTTGGGCGCCCAGAAGTCGAGGCCCTCGAAGATGTTGCTGGAACCGCCGTTCTTCTTAAGGGCCTGCACGTGCTTGATGCGGGCTTCAGTGCTGATGATCTCGCCCATGTGGTGGATGGCGTCAGTGTCGAAGGTGGAGGCCAGGCCGACGGGCTCGGGGAACTCGGTGACGTCTTTGACGGCGACGCCGTGGAGGGACTCGCTCCACCAGTCGTAGGCGGGGACTTTCAGGCGCGGAATGGCGCGGGCCTGATTGACGAGCTGCGTGGCTTTCTCTTCGAGGGTCATGCGCTTGACCAGGTCGGCGGCGCGCTGCTCGGGCGTGAGGGTGGTGTCGAGATATCCGGGCTTATCGGCGTCCTGCGCGGCGAGACTGGAAACGCCGGTGAGCAGCAGGGCCGCCGCGACGGCAAGGCTTGCAATCTTTCTCATAGTTCCCCCGGAGCGGGCGGTATTAAGTCTTAAGCATGTTGGCGACGGAGAAATCCGCTACCGCTCTCCGGGTGCAAAACTAAAAGCGCGCGATGGCTTCTGTCAAGGAGCGAAAAGCTGGCAGCGCCTCTAAAAAATCGTTTTATCGTAGATCTGCACTCTACCAGCGGCGGGGTGGATACGGGGGGTACACATAGTAGGCATACGGCGAGGGCGCTGTGAGGGCCCAGATGAGCGCGATGATCCAGCCGATGCCGGTCCAGCCGAGGAAGAGATTGAGGAAGAAGATCCCGGAGCGTTCGGGCAGGTGACGGCCGTTGGCGACGAGAGTGGGAAGGAAGTAGAGGGCGATGAGAACCAGCAGGTGGAGCATGGAAGTGCAGCCTCCGCGGCGGGCGGACGCTCGGGTCTGAGTCCCGCCGGTTCTAGATACGGTGTAACCTTGCGGGCAGTTCCACGTAAGACAAGACGAGGGCGGTTGGAAGAGGCGCAGGATCCGATGATGGCGGCAGCGGAGATCGTCAGGGGCGCGGGTGAAGAGGCCCTGCTGCTCGATTTCCGCTCCGGAAGCGAAGAGGCCTTCGAGGCGCTATTCCGCGGTTATCAGCGGGAAGTGTACGGGTGGATACTGCGGATCGTTCGCGATGTTGGCGTAGCCGAAGACCTGACCATCGAGACATTCTTCCGGATTCATCGGGCCCATGCGCGATTTGAGCCGGAACGGGGGTTCGGGCCCTGGGCAAGGCGGATCGCAACGCATGCAGCGTTGGACTGGTTGAGAAGGCAGCGGCCGGAGCACGCAATGCCGGATGAGTTCTTTGCCGGAGTGCCCGGGCCCGGCGAGGCCGATCCGCTGGTGACGGGGGAGATCCGGCGCGAGGTGGAACTGGCACTGCGGAGATTGCCGCCGAAGTTACGGATGGCGGCCGTGCTCTCTGTGATTGAAGAGCGGCCGCACAAGGAGATTGCCGATGCGCTGGGGGTAACGGTGGCGGCAGTGAAGCTGCGCGTGTTCAGGGCCATGCGGAAGCTGAGAAGCGAGTTGGAGCAGAAGGGGATCAAGCCATGAAAAGGCAGGGAACAGGGAACGAAAGGCAGGGAACAGGGAACAGGGAACCGGGAACAGAAGACGTGGTCGCGCTGCTGCGGGCGGCGGTACTTCCGGTTGGCGAAGATGCTGGACCCGAGCACGATTTGTGGCGACAGATGCAGGCCCGGTTGCAGCAGGAGGCGGGCGGCTCTGTGCGGCTCAAGTCCGTTCCGTGGTTCGATTGGGCGCTGGCGGGCGGGGTGGCGCTGGTGGTCGTGGCATTCCCTGCTGCTGTTCCGGTTCTGCTGTATTACCTGTGAAGCGGCGGGCGCTGACCTGTGAAGAGGCGCGTTCCGCAGAAAGGAAGATTGTCATGAACACCCATCCTTACCTTCGTGCATTTCTCGCCGGCGTATTTGTGCCCACTCTCATATTGCCCGTGCTGTTGTGCGTGTTCATCGTGGTGAGGCTGGTGCTGCAGGAGCCTTTCCCGATTGAGCGCGGGTTGATTTTTCCAATGGCGGTGGTACCCGCTCTGTGGGGTGTGTGGAACATGCTCCACCTGGGCTCGAATGTGCGCACGCATCTTTCTCTCGGCGTGCATGGCGCGCTGCTGCCGCTCCTGTTGATGCCGGCGGGCGCGGTGCTGGCAACGTCGCTGGGCATCCTGGAACTGGGCGGCAGCGGAGTGAACTGGTTTAATGCGTGCTTCGTGCCGTATGCACTGATCGTGCCGGTGTTCCTAGCCGCGGTGGCTGGGTATTACCTGGCGTGGAAGTACATCGTCGGCTTTGTGAATCGGACGCTGGGGATCGCGTGAGTTTGCGAGGGCTATGCGGGGAAGTAGAAGTCGGCGAGTCCGGCGCGATGGGCGTGCGCGGCCATGGTGTTCTGGATCTCGAGGGCGAGAGCAAGGGCGGAGCGGCCTTGTCGGGCGGTGACGCGGGGTTCACGGCGGGTGCGGACGGAGTCGAGGAATGACTCAATCTCGAGCCGCAGCGGTTCGCCGGGCGTGACTTCCGGCTTCGCGAATGACAAGCCCGGAGCGGGGCCAGATGCAGCGGGCGGCTCAGCGAGAGACTTGGCGAAGGCACGAATCTTCTCCGGATCGCCCTTCGCCTCACCGAATTGCGCAAGCAGCGGAGCGGGAATCTGGCCGGAGAAGAAGAGCTGCTGGAGCATCGCGGTATCGAAACGGCCGGTGGCGAGATACTCAACGGCCGCGGCGGCAAGCTGGGGTGGAACCTCGGCGGAGGGCTGGTCGTCGATACGGATGACGAGCAGTTCGCGGCGAGCGTAGTCGATGGAGACGTATTGGCGCGGCTCGAAGAAGCGCAGCTTGCGCACCCGCTCGGTGGATACGCGCGAAGCCGTGAAGTTCGCCACGCATCCTGATTCGAATTCGACGCGCACGTTCGCGATGTCGACCTTGGGTGAGAGGATAGGCAGGCCGACGGCGCGGACCTCACGCACCGGAGAATTGGCGAAGGTGAGGACGATATCGAGGTCGTGGATCATCAGGTCAAGCACCACGTCGACATCCAGGGAGCGGGGAGTGAAGACACTGAGCCGGTGCGCCTCGAAAAACATGGGGCGCTTCAGTCGAGGCTGAACGGCCATAACGGCTGGATTGAAGCGCTCGAGATGGCCGACTTGCAGGATGCGTGAAGCCTTTTCGGCGCGTGCGACGAGATCGTCGGCCTCGGAGAGGGTAGCGCAGATGGGTTTTTCAACCAGCACATCGAGACCCGCATCGAGCAACTGCGCGGCTACGGCGTGGTGATGAATGGTGGGCACGGCGACCGACGCGGCATCGATCCGCGGACCGCTCTTGAGGAGCTCTTCGACGGTGGCGAAGACTGGGATGCTGTACTGCGCTTCGACCCCAGCGGCGCGGCCTGGGTCGGGCTCGACGGCTGCGGCCAACTCAACGCCTGCATCGGCCTGCTGCAGCTCGCGGTAGACACGAAGATGGTTGCGCCCGAAGGCCCCGGTGCCCGCGACCGCGACACGCAACTGAGAGCGTGAGTCTATTTCTCCGCCCCTTTGCCTTCGACTGCTTTGAGGCAGCGGCCGTAGAGGGCGAGCAATTCGGTGACGTGCTCTTCAGGCTTGGGCGCTGCACTTGCAGTGAAGCCGGTGGAGGGAGCGGTGGGACGGCCGGTGTTGGTTACGCTGGCAACGAACTTCAACAGGTCGAGGGCGATATCTTCATTGCGCCGGGCGCCGAGGCCGGCGTTTGCGAGGGAATCCATAGGTAAGGTCTCCGAAGTCCGATGCTAGCAGAATTGGGTACAACGCATCTCAACAGGCAGGAGCGGGCTCGAAGGTGGGCAGGCTAGGCTGTAGGTGTATGCAGATCGCTTACATCGGCATGGGCGGGAATATTCCCAGCACGGCGGGGCCAGCGGAGGCGACGCTGGTCGCGGCCGTGCAGCGGCTTGGGTCGCTGGGCCGGATCGTCGCCGCTTCGTCGTTGTATTCGACGGAGCCGGTGGGGTATGCCGATCAGCCGCGCTTTGTGAATGCGGTGGTGGCGATTGAGACGGGATTGAGCGCGCGGCAGGTGCTTGAGTCGCTGCTGTGCATTGAGCGCGCATTCGGACGCGACCGGTCGGCCGGAATCAAGGACGGGCCGCGCACGCTCGACCTGGATCTGCTGCTGCTTGGCGACGAGGTGGTGCATGAGAGTGGACTCGAGCTTCCACACCCTCGTATTGCCGAACGCGCATTTGTGCTGGCGCCGCTCGCGGAGATTGCGCCGGACCTGGTGATCGTCACGCAGGGCAAAAGCGTGAAAGAATTACTGCAGCGTTTGACAAGTGATAAGACGCGCAATGCGGTCCTTCCTCTCCATAGTGATCAGTGGCGTGCTGGCGGTAGCGGCGACATCGGCGCGCGCGCAGATGCGCGTCACGCTGACGATTGAAGATCGTTTCGGCGCGGCGGTTGCGGGCGCGCAAGTTGAGGATGGTTCCGGCCGCAGGCTGGGCACCAGCGATGCGCAAGGGGGCGCGGTTTTTGATTGCAAGACGCCCTGCAGATTCATCGTCAAGGCTTCCGGGTTTAGCGCTGCCTCCGAAGTAATCGCAGAGGACATGCCGGCGAACGCAGCGCACACGATGACGGTGCAGCTTGATCCTGCCGGTGCTACGGAGCAGGTCACGGTGACGGCCTACCGTGCTCCGATGGGAGAACTGGAGAGCCCGGCCATTACGCGGCAGCTTGCGCAAGCGGAGTTGCAGAGCACGGCAACCGTGACGATGGACGACAAGCTGCGCCAGTTGCCGGGCGTCGAGCTGTTCCGGCGGTCGAGCTCGCTGGTGGCGAATCCGTCGTCGCAGGGCATCAGCCTGCGCGGTCTGGGATCTACGTCTGCCAGCCGCACGCTGGTGACTGAAGACGACGTTCCGCTCAATGATCCTGTGGGCGGATGGATCCATTGGGAGGAGCAGCCGGAGCTTGCGCTCAGCCAGGTGGAACTGCTGCGTGGCGGCGCCAGCGACTTGTATGGATCGAGTGCGATCGGCGGCGTGGTGAGCTTCCATGTCGCAGAGCCCAAGACGAATGCGCTCGAGGTGCGGTCGAGCTATGGCGGACAGAATACTTACGCGCAGAGCATGCTTGCGCAGGGGCGGCGCGGCCCCTGGGGCGCGGAGTTTGCCGGTACGCTGGTGGGCACCGATGGCTACATCCAGGAGGCTCCGTGGCAGCGTGGGCCCGTTGATGTGAACTCGAATGTGCACGCGCGGACGGGGCTGGCCCTGGTGGAGCACGCGAAAGGGCCTCTGCGGTTGTTCGCGCGCGCGGGCGGCTTCGATGAAGATCGTCACAACGGCACTCCCTACCAGATCAACCACACGCGCCTGTGGCGTTACGCTCTGGGCGGCGACTGGAACGGGCCGCGCCAGGGCACGCTTGTGGTGCGCGGCTACGGCTCTACGGAGCGCTACTACCAGACGTTCTCATCCATCTCCAATGAGCCGACTGCGGAGAATCCCGACTGCTCGTATCGCTGCGGTGAGAAGCCGACGAAGATCTCGAATATTCCCGACAACGAGATTGGCGCATCGGCGCACTGGACGCAGCCGCTGGGCGCGGGATTGCTGCTGCTCGCGGGCAGCGATGTGCACGACGTGCGTGTGTGGGATGAGGAGCAGACTCTGGCCACGGGTTCAGTGGTAAAGGTGGATGTGCACCAGCGGGACCCCGCTCTCTACGGGGAACTGATGTGGGTGCGCAACGGATGGACGGTAGTGGGCTCGGCGCGGGTGGATTGGTTCCAGAACTACGATGTGGAGCAACTGGTGCAGACCGGCAGCGGCTGGACGCCGGCTCCGAAGCAGCCGCCGAGCTTCAGCGAGACGGTGTTCGACCCAAGGCTGGGCGTGACGCGCAAAATTGGCGAACACTGGGCAGTATCGGCATCGGGTTTCCGCGCATTCCGCGCGCCTACCCCGAGTGAGCTGTATCGCTCAACGCAGGTCGGCAATCAGCTTACGAAGGCGAATCCATCGCTGCAAAGCGAGCGTGCAACGGGCTGGGAAGTTGGCGTTGCCACGCAGCGCGAATGGGGTACGGTGCGGACAAGCTGGTTCGACACCCAGATCAACCGGCCCATCTCGGCAGTGACGGTGAATCCGAACTCCTCGCCGATTCTGCTGCAGCGAGAGAATCTCGGCCAGATTGAAAGCCGCGGCGTGTCGATCGATGCGGAGTTGGCTCCGCTGCGCTGGCTCGCGGTAGATGGTGGCTATCAGTACGCGCACGCCACGGTGACGAAGGGGCCGCAGGATGTGGGCAACTGGATTCCCAATGTGCCTCACAATATGGCCACGGTGAACCTGCGGGCGTCTCAGCCGCGGCTCGGAACATTGAGCCTGCAGAGCCGCTTGAGCGGACGGCAGTATGACAACGACGCGAACACGTTCATGCTGCACGGATACTTCCGCATGGATGCGTACGGCTCGCACGAGTTCGGCAGGTGGCTGGAGGTTTTCGCCGCGGGCGAGAACCTGTTCGATCGGAACATCGAAGTGGCGAAGACTCCGACGACGACGCTGGCGCGATCGCGTGTGGCGCGGGCGGGCGTGAACATTCGGCTGGGGCACGAGCGGAAGTAGCGTGCCTCGTTCTGCGCAACTTCTGCTCTCCGCAACTATTTCCGCGCGCCGTGTCTGATCCGAACAGAGTGGCTGCATAGCACAGGCCGCCACCCGAGGAGAGACACGATGAAACTGACGACTATCGCGATGGCGGCGGCCCTGCTTGTAACACCGGCGCTGATGAATGCCCAATCCAGCCGTGAGATCAACCAGAGAAAAGTGAATCAGCAGGATCGCATCGCCCAGGGCGTTCGCTCTGGTCAACTGACGCCTCGCGAAACGGCTCACGTGGAACGGCAGGAACGCGGCATCAATCGCGAAGAGCATGCCATGCGCCGCGCGGACGGCGGACATTTGACGCAGCACGACCGGACCGTCCTGAACCGGCAGCAGAATCATGTATCGCGCAATATCTATCGCGACAAGCACAACAATCGCGTGCGCTAAAGCGGCACTGAGTTACGATTCTCAACCGGGATGTCATCGGCTCATCCCGGTAGAATCGTAAAGTGGCACTTGCTCTCGATCTTCTTCACACCATTGACGCCGGCGGACGCCGCGCACAACTACATCTTCCCCACCAGACAGTCGAAACGCCGGTGTTCATGCCGGTCGGCACAGCGGGCACGGTAAAGGCTGTTCCGCAGGACACGCTCGAATCGCTGGGCGCGCAAATCATCCTGGGGAACACCTATCACCTTTATCTGCGCCCGGGGCATGAGGCAATCCGCCGCATGGGCGGCCTGCACAAGTTCATCAGTTGGCCGCGCGCCATGCTGACGGACTCAGGCGGATTTCAGGTTTTTTCTCTCAGCGAATTGCGCAAGGTGACGGACGAGGGCGTGAAGTTCCGCTCGCATCTCGACGGAAGTTCGCATTTCTTTACTCCTGAGCACTCGATGGACGTGCAGATTGCGCTGGGCGCAGATATTGCCATGGCCTTCGATGAGTGCACGGAGTATCCCGCCGATCGAGCGCGCGCCGAAGAGAGCCTGCGGCTGACGATGGCGTGGGCGCGCCGTTCACTTGATCACTTTCGCGCGCATCAGCACGAGGTTCCGTGGGCCGCTGATTTCGCGGGCCGCAGCCAGTCGCTCTTTGGCATTGTGCAGGGTGGCATGTATCGCGACCTGCGCAAACAAAGCGCCGAGCAGTTGATGGAGATGGACTTCGACGGATACGCGATCGGCGGCCTTAGCGTAGGCGAACCGCGCGATCTCACGCTTGAGATGATCGCGGAAGTGCTGCCCATGCTGCCTAAGGACAAGCCGCGATACGTGATGGGCGTGGGCTACCCCGACGAGATCGAGCAGTACGCGCGCATGGGCGTGGACATGATGGATTGCGTGCTGCCCACCCGTGCCGCGCGGCACGGGTTGCTGTTCACCAGCGAAGGCCGGCTGACAATCAAGAACAAGAAATTCGCAGAAGACCAGGGACCGCCAGATCCCAACTGCGACTGCATGGTGTGCCGCCGCTACACGCGCGCATATCTGCGCCACCTGATGCAGGCGGGCGAAGCGTTGTCAGCTACGCTGAATACGATTCACAATCTTGCCTATTATCTGGGGATCATGCAGAAGGTAAGGGCTTCGCTGGAGAAACCGCAGCAAGCCTGAAGAGCAGAAAAATGCCCAGGGATGCATGGCCAAATCGGCCGGCTTCCCTGGGCATTGTGCTTTATGTCGCAGTGCTACATTCCGCCCCAAAGCCGCGCGGCTGCCATCTCATAGCCACGACGGAAGCCCTCGCGATATTCGCCTGCCAACTCGGGAGGCATATGCGGGTGGCGATATTCATCGCGATTGTTGGGGTCGGGTGGACGACCGTTGCCGCGGTCCTTCTGTGCGCCTTCCATACCGTCATGGAATCCACGGCGCTGGACGTCAGAGAAGCGGCCGGGGGCCCGCCAGCTGTTTGGATCGCCTTGGAATTGCCATGTCTGTTCGCCTGAAAGCTGCGACATGGCAACCTCGTATCCGCGCATAAATCCGCTTCGGAACTCGTCTACCAACTCAGGCGGGACGGGCGGATTGCGGTACTCGGAATTGTCATCAGGGTCTGGCCGGCGATGGTACTGGAAGTCGTCGCGCGCACGTTCGGTGCCTTCGTGGAAACCGCGGCGGGCTGCATCGTTCTGGAGCCCCCGCATGCCCCAGTCCCAGTTCTGCTGCGGTGCATAGGCTCCCGGAGGCGGGTAGCCCTGCGGTGCCTGCGCGCCCCACAGATGCGAAGCGGCGACAGCGTAACCGCGGCGGAACGCATGCCGGTAGGCTTCGCGCATCTCGGGGGGGATGTCCCGCGGCATGTCGTCAGGGTCGCGATACTCTTCGCGGTTATTCACGTTCGGACGGCGGCCGTTGCCGTAGTCTTTGTGCGCGCCTTCTATACCATCGTGAAATCCGCGGCGCTGCACGTCGTTGAACTCCTGTGGGGGAACATCCCAGCCATACTGCTGGCCTGAGAACGCGGGCTCTGGGGCCGCGGCCGCAGATGGTGTGGGACTCAGAACGGCGATGCCGAGAACAACTGCGGCCGCCGGTACGACAAACCAGGTGGGAGTCATGGCTTGCTCTCTCCTTTCAAGCTTGAAACGTAATCTGGGTTCGGAAGTTGCGGTGGAGGGGCCCGATACGTCGGATGGGGAACGCAGCTGCAATCGGGTGCACAA from the Occallatibacter riparius genome contains:
- a CDS encoding Gfo/Idh/MocA family protein, which encodes MRVAVAGTGAFGRNHLRVYRELQQADAGVELAAAVEPDPGRAAGVEAQYSIPVFATVEELLKSGPRIDAASVAVPTIHHHAVAAQLLDAGLDVLVEKPICATLSEADDLVARAEKASRILQVGHLERFNPAVMAVQPRLKRPMFFEAHRLSVFTPRSLDVDVVLDLMIHDLDIVLTFANSPVREVRAVGLPILSPKVDIANVRVEFESGCVANFTASRVSTERVRKLRFFEPRQYVSIDYARRELLVIRIDDQPSAEVPPQLAAAAVEYLATGRFDTAMLQQLFFSGQIPAPLLAQFGEAKGDPEKIRAFAKSLAEPPAASGPAPGLSFAKPEVTPGEPLRLEIESFLDSVRTRREPRVTARQGRSALALALEIQNTMAAHAHRAGLADFYFPA
- the tgt gene encoding tRNA guanosine(34) transglycosylase Tgt, whose product is MALALDLLHTIDAGGRRAQLHLPHQTVETPVFMPVGTAGTVKAVPQDTLESLGAQIILGNTYHLYLRPGHEAIRRMGGLHKFISWPRAMLTDSGGFQVFSLSELRKVTDEGVKFRSHLDGSSHFFTPEHSMDVQIALGADIAMAFDECTEYPADRARAEESLRLTMAWARRSLDHFRAHQHEVPWAADFAGRSQSLFGIVQGGMYRDLRKQSAEQLMEMDFDGYAIGGLSVGEPRDLTLEMIAEVLPMLPKDKPRYVMGVGYPDEIEQYARMGVDMMDCVLPTRAARHGLLFTSEGRLTIKNKKFAEDQGPPDPNCDCMVCRRYTRAYLRHLMQAGEALSATLNTIHNLAYYLGIMQKVRASLEKPQQA
- a CDS encoding TonB-dependent receptor, whose translation is MRSFLSIVISGVLAVAATSARAQMRVTLTIEDRFGAAVAGAQVEDGSGRRLGTSDAQGGAVFDCKTPCRFIVKASGFSAASEVIAEDMPANAAHTMTVQLDPAGATEQVTVTAYRAPMGELESPAITRQLAQAELQSTATVTMDDKLRQLPGVELFRRSSSLVANPSSQGISLRGLGSTSASRTLVTEDDVPLNDPVGGWIHWEEQPELALSQVELLRGGASDLYGSSAIGGVVSFHVAEPKTNALEVRSSYGGQNTYAQSMLAQGRRGPWGAEFAGTLVGTDGYIQEAPWQRGPVDVNSNVHARTGLALVEHAKGPLRLFARAGGFDEDRHNGTPYQINHTRLWRYALGGDWNGPRQGTLVVRGYGSTERYYQTFSSISNEPTAENPDCSYRCGEKPTKISNIPDNEIGASAHWTQPLGAGLLLLAGSDVHDVRVWDEEQTLATGSVVKVDVHQRDPALYGELMWVRNGWTVVGSARVDWFQNYDVEQLVQTGSGWTPAPKQPPSFSETVFDPRLGVTRKIGEHWAVSASGFRAFRAPTPSELYRSTQVGNQLTKANPSLQSERATGWEVGVATQREWGTVRTSWFDTQINRPISAVTVNPNSSPILLQRENLGQIESRGVSIDAELAPLRWLAVDGGYQYAHATVTKGPQDVGNWIPNVPHNMATVNLRASQPRLGTLSLQSRLSGRQYDNDANTFMLHGYFRMDAYGSHEFGRWLEVFAAGENLFDRNIEVAKTPTTTLARSRVARAGVNIRLGHERK
- the folK gene encoding 2-amino-4-hydroxy-6-hydroxymethyldihydropteridine diphosphokinase, giving the protein MQIAYIGMGGNIPSTAGPAEATLVAAVQRLGSLGRIVAASSLYSTEPVGYADQPRFVNAVVAIETGLSARQVLESLLCIERAFGRDRSAGIKDGPRTLDLDLLLLGDEVVHESGLELPHPRIAERAFVLAPLAEIAPDLVIVTQGKSVKELLQRLTSDKTRNAVLPLHSDQWRAGGSGDIGARADARHADD